The proteins below come from a single Kiloniellales bacterium genomic window:
- a CDS encoding DUF5996 family protein, translating to MPEVWPEIPFEPWKESCATLHLWTQIVGKYRLARTPWVNHSWHATLYLTPRGLTTSEIPDGTRAVQVDFDFIDHALIVSASDGAQQRIELQPMAVADFHARFRDALEAIGANASFHSAPNEVANPIPFARDREHAAYDADAVQRFWRALLRIDRVFKHFRTGFLGKCSPVHLFWGSFDLAVTRFSGRTAPPHPGGIPALPDEITREAYSHEVSSAGFWPGGGPIDDPAFYAYAYPTPEGFAEAAVGPKDAVFDRDLGEFLLPYDAVRGAADPEAVLLEFLQTTYAAAADLAGWDRSALETELGRPGVPRAA from the coding sequence ATGCCCGAGGTCTGGCCCGAGATTCCCTTCGAACCCTGGAAGGAGAGCTGCGCGACGCTGCATCTCTGGACCCAGATCGTCGGCAAGTACCGCCTTGCCCGCACGCCCTGGGTCAATCATTCCTGGCACGCGACCCTCTACCTCACGCCCCGCGGCCTCACCACCTCGGAGATCCCCGACGGCACGCGCGCGGTTCAGGTCGATTTCGACTTCATCGATCATGCGCTGATCGTCTCGGCGAGCGACGGCGCCCAGCAGCGGATCGAGCTGCAGCCGATGGCGGTCGCCGATTTCCACGCCCGTTTCCGGGACGCGCTCGAGGCGATCGGCGCTAACGCGTCCTTCCATTCGGCGCCCAACGAGGTGGCGAACCCGATTCCCTTCGCGCGTGACCGCGAGCACGCCGCTTACGACGCCGATGCGGTGCAGCGCTTCTGGCGGGCACTTCTGCGGATCGACCGGGTCTTCAAGCACTTCCGCACTGGCTTCCTGGGCAAGTGCTCGCCGGTCCATCTCTTCTGGGGCAGCTTCGATCTGGCGGTGACCCGTTTCTCCGGCCGAACGGCGCCGCCGCATCCCGGCGGCATCCCGGCCTTGCCCGACGAGATCACCCGGGAGGCCTATTCCCACGAGGTCAGCTCCGCCGGCTTCTGGCCCGGGGGCGGCCCCATCGACGACCCCGCCTTCTACGCCTACGCCTACCCGACGCCGGAGGGTTTCGCCGAGGCCGCAGTCGGGCCGAAGGACGCGGTCTTCGATCGGGACCTGGGTGAGTTCCTCCTGCCTTACGACGCGGTGCGCGGCGCCGCCGATCCCGAAGCGGTGCTTCTCGAGTTTCTGCAGACTACCTATGCCGCGGCCGCCGACCTTGCCGGCTGGGACCGCAGCGCCCTGGAGACGGAGCTGGGACGGCCCGGCGTGCCCCGGGCGGCCTGA
- a CDS encoding universal stress protein produces MTAPEAELALRRILVALDVSEQSRAALEAAARLAEGLNAELVGLFVEDSDLLRMAELPVTRLVGARGTGSLDPAMLRRAFKVQAAEARAALERTAEQWQIKWSFRIAQGSSAEAVVAEAGDFDLVALGRTSRPAVRTAPLGATARRTAMAASCSVLVSRSGKRAGCPLVALYEGGARALPLTAQLARVFACSLIVGVLADTPERAAALEGEAATWLREAGLRGRVERLDAAEAAAIHDLVQRRDAGLLVVDQRGPLASKLDLEGLLETQEVPVLLLR; encoded by the coding sequence ATGACGGCGCCGGAAGCCGAGCTGGCGCTGCGCCGCATCCTGGTCGCCCTAGACGTCTCGGAGCAGAGCCGCGCGGCGCTGGAGGCGGCGGCCCGGCTGGCAGAGGGGCTCAACGCCGAGCTGGTCGGCCTCTTCGTCGAGGACAGCGACCTGCTGAGGATGGCCGAGCTGCCGGTCACGCGGCTGGTCGGCGCCCGAGGCACAGGATCGCTGGATCCGGCCATGCTGCGCCGCGCCTTCAAGGTGCAGGCCGCGGAGGCTCGCGCGGCCCTCGAGCGCACGGCCGAGCAATGGCAGATCAAGTGGTCCTTCCGGATCGCCCAAGGCAGCAGCGCCGAGGCCGTCGTCGCCGAAGCGGGAGACTTCGACCTGGTGGCGCTGGGCCGGACCAGCCGGCCGGCGGTCCGGACCGCACCGCTGGGCGCGACGGCGCGCCGTACGGCGATGGCGGCCTCCTGCTCGGTGCTGGTCTCGCGCAGCGGCAAGCGGGCCGGCTGTCCCCTGGTCGCGCTCTACGAAGGCGGCGCGCGTGCCCTGCCGCTGACCGCGCAGCTGGCGCGCGTCTTCGCCTGCTCCCTGATCGTCGGGGTCCTGGCCGACACGCCGGAACGCGCCGCGGCACTGGAGGGCGAGGCAGCGACCTGGCTGCGGGAGGCCGGACTTCGCGGCCGGGTCGAGCGCCTGGACGCGGCCGAGGCCGCCGCGATCCACGACCTGGTCCAGCGCCGGGATGCGGGCCTGCTCGTCGTCGACCAGCGCGGCCCGCTGGCCTCGAAGCTCGACCTGGAGGGGCTGCTCGAAACGCAGGAGGTGCCGGTCCTGCTTCTGCGCTGA
- a CDS encoding AAA family ATPase, translating to MPGEIKGGAPLAAEQLCWRCDTSGLTFETTDDLEDLGEVIGQARAVEAILFAVGIEQPGYNIFALGPEGLDKHGIVRRFLDAKAAEQPAPADWCYVNNFREAHAPKAIELPPGRGRAFKEDMARLVTDLHDVLISAFESEEYRTRRQVIEEELKERQQASVSEIEAAAKEKGLALVRTPIGFAFAPVSEGKLVPPEVFEHFPKEAREKIEADIEELQKRLQAALEKTPIWIKETRERVRALNQETAELAVGHLIGSLRDAYADLPKILEYLEQVQQDVIGNVELFLQQPKQGAGPRVAREGETGSDAFRRYLVNLIVHNGPEGRAPVIYEDNPTYDRLVGYIEHRAELGALVTDFNMIRAGALHKANGGYLILDVRKVLMRPLAWDGLKRALFAKEIRTEPLAHMMGLLSTTSLEPEPIPLNLKIVLIGDRQLYYLLSFYDPEFADLFKVSADFDELIDRSEPNDRLYARQVATLVRENKLRPFGREAVGRVLEQAARQAGDAERLSAKTDTVADLLREADHWARTEGRKVVERADVQKAIDKQIYRQDRVRQRMQEQILRGTVLIDDRGAKVGQINGLSVLSLGGFAFGRPSRITARVRLGRGDLVDIEREVELGGPLHSKGVLILRGFLSSHYASDRPLSLSASLVFEQSYGGVDGDSASSAELYALLSAIAEVPIKQSFAVTGSVNQHGEVQAIGGVNEKIEGFFDLCAERGLTGEQGVLIPASNVKHLMLRPDVIEAVAEGRFRVHPVASIEQGIEILTGLPAGERGADGRFPEDSLNHRVEARLIELAEQRRAFARGESEEEKP from the coding sequence TTGCCCGGCGAAATCAAAGGCGGCGCGCCGCTGGCCGCAGAGCAGCTCTGCTGGCGCTGCGACACCTCCGGATTGACCTTCGAGACCACCGACGACCTCGAGGACCTGGGCGAGGTCATCGGACAAGCGCGCGCCGTCGAAGCGATTCTCTTCGCCGTGGGCATCGAACAGCCGGGGTACAACATCTTCGCCCTCGGGCCCGAAGGCCTTGACAAGCACGGCATCGTCCGCCGTTTCCTCGATGCCAAGGCCGCAGAGCAACCCGCACCGGCCGACTGGTGCTACGTGAACAACTTCCGCGAGGCCCACGCACCCAAGGCGATTGAGCTGCCACCCGGACGCGGCAGAGCCTTCAAGGAGGACATGGCACGGCTGGTCACGGACCTGCACGACGTCTTGATCAGCGCCTTCGAGAGCGAGGAGTACCGGACCCGCCGACAGGTGATCGAGGAGGAGCTGAAGGAACGGCAGCAGGCTTCGGTCTCGGAGATCGAGGCGGCGGCCAAAGAGAAGGGCCTGGCTCTGGTCCGCACGCCGATCGGTTTCGCTTTCGCGCCGGTCAGCGAGGGCAAGCTAGTTCCGCCGGAGGTCTTCGAGCATTTCCCTAAGGAGGCCCGCGAGAAGATCGAGGCCGACATCGAAGAGCTGCAGAAACGCCTCCAGGCGGCGCTCGAGAAGACCCCGATCTGGATTAAGGAGACCCGCGAGAGGGTGCGGGCCTTGAACCAGGAAACTGCCGAGCTGGCAGTCGGCCATCTGATCGGCTCCCTGCGCGACGCCTATGCAGACCTGCCCAAGATCCTGGAGTACTTGGAGCAGGTGCAGCAGGACGTGATCGGCAACGTAGAACTCTTCCTCCAGCAACCCAAGCAGGGTGCGGGGCCGAGGGTGGCCCGCGAGGGCGAGACGGGCAGCGATGCTTTCCGCCGCTATCTGGTGAACCTCATCGTCCACAACGGTCCGGAAGGCCGGGCGCCCGTCATCTACGAGGACAATCCGACCTATGACCGCCTGGTAGGTTATATCGAGCACCGTGCCGAGCTGGGCGCACTGGTCACCGACTTCAACATGATTCGTGCGGGGGCCCTGCACAAAGCGAACGGCGGTTACCTGATCCTCGACGTGCGCAAGGTTTTGATGCGCCCCTTGGCGTGGGACGGCTTAAAGCGAGCCCTCTTCGCAAAGGAGATCCGGACCGAGCCGCTGGCCCACATGATGGGCCTGCTGAGCACGACATCGCTTGAGCCGGAGCCGATCCCGCTGAACCTCAAGATCGTCCTGATCGGCGATCGTCAGCTCTATTACCTGCTGTCCTTCTACGACCCGGAGTTCGCCGACCTCTTCAAGGTCTCGGCGGATTTCGACGAGCTGATCGACCGCAGTGAACCCAACGATCGGCTCTACGCTCGGCAGGTCGCAACCCTGGTGCGCGAGAACAAGCTGCGCCCCTTCGGGCGCGAGGCGGTCGGCCGGGTCCTGGAACAAGCGGCACGCCAGGCCGGTGACGCCGAGCGGCTTTCGGCCAAGACCGATACCGTCGCCGACTTGCTGCGCGAGGCGGACCATTGGGCGCGGACCGAGGGCCGCAAGGTGGTCGAGCGCGCCGACGTGCAGAAGGCCATCGACAAGCAGATCTACCGCCAGGACCGGGTGCGCCAGCGCATGCAGGAGCAGATCCTCCGCGGCACCGTGCTGATCGACGACCGCGGCGCCAAGGTCGGGCAGATCAACGGCCTCTCGGTGCTCAGCCTGGGCGGCTTCGCCTTCGGCCGGCCGAGCCGGATCACCGCGCGGGTGCGCCTCGGCCGCGGCGACCTGGTCGACATCGAACGCGAGGTCGAGCTGGGCGGACCCCTTCACTCCAAGGGCGTGCTGATCCTGCGCGGCTTCCTCAGCTCGCACTATGCCAGCGACCGGCCGCTCTCCCTCTCGGCCAGCCTGGTCTTCGAGCAGTCCTATGGCGGCGTCGACGGCGACAGCGCCTCCTCGGCCGAGCTCTACGCCCTGCTCTCGGCCATCGCCGAGGTCCCGATCAAGCAGTCCTTCGCGGTGACGGGCTCGGTCAACCAGCACGGCGAGGTCCAGGCGATCGGCGGGGTGAACGAGAAGATCGAAGGCTTCTTCGACCTCTGCGCCGAACGCGGGCTGACCGGGGAGCAGGGCGTGCTGATCCCCGCCTCCAACGTCAAGCACCTGATGCTGCGCCCGGACGTGATCGAGGCGGTGGCAGAGGGCCGCTTCCGGGTCCATCCCGTAGCCAGCATCGAGCAGGGCATCGAGATCCTGACCGGCCTGCCGGCGGGCGAGCGGGGCGCGGACGGCCGCTTTCCCGAGGACAGCCTCAACCACAGGGTCGAGGCCCGCCTGATCGAGCTGGCCGAGCAGCGGCGGGCCTTCGCCCGCGGCGAGAGCGAGGAGGAGAAGCCATGA
- a CDS encoding nicotinate phosphoribosyltransferase — protein sequence MLLTDLYQLNMLQAYLEAGMTETAVFEFFVRKLPPSRNFLMAAGLESVVDFLEGAAFTAPELEWLRGSGRFSAAFVDHLEGFRFTGALHALREGTICFPDEPLLRLTAPLPEAQLLETRIINLLHFQTVIASKAARMVLAAPGKTLVDFGLRRAHGAEAGLLAARASYLAGFAGSATTPVAGLYEVPIYGTMAHSFIQAHDDEEAAFENFARARPEAVVLLLDTYDTLAAARTVIRLAPRLAQRGITIRGVRLDSGDLAEEARAVRRLLDRAGLERIQIFASGGLDEILLARYHAEAVPIDGYGIGTSLTTASDAPALDCAYKLQEYAGRPKRKVSTGKATWPGRKQVYRHYGHDTVMAGDVLTCEGDSQGGQALIAPVMRGGRRMASLPGLEDARAHAAAELGRLPAALRSLDPAPAYPVEVSAALRDLAEEADRARQEAGGA from the coding sequence TTGCTGCTTACCGACCTCTATCAGCTGAACATGCTGCAGGCCTATCTCGAAGCCGGCATGACCGAGACCGCGGTATTCGAGTTCTTCGTGCGCAAGCTGCCGCCAAGCCGCAACTTCCTGATGGCCGCCGGCCTGGAAAGTGTCGTGGACTTCCTGGAAGGCGCCGCCTTTACAGCCCCCGAGCTGGAATGGCTCCGCGGCAGCGGCCGCTTCTCGGCGGCCTTCGTCGACCACCTGGAGGGCTTCCGCTTCACTGGCGCGCTCCACGCCCTGCGTGAAGGCACGATCTGCTTTCCCGACGAGCCGCTGCTGCGTCTGACCGCGCCGCTGCCGGAGGCGCAGTTGCTGGAGACCCGGATCATCAACCTGCTGCACTTCCAGACCGTGATCGCCTCCAAGGCGGCGCGCATGGTCCTGGCCGCGCCGGGCAAGACCCTGGTCGACTTCGGCCTGCGCCGCGCTCACGGTGCGGAGGCCGGCCTTCTGGCGGCACGGGCGAGCTACCTGGCCGGTTTTGCCGGCAGCGCGACGACCCCGGTGGCGGGGCTCTACGAGGTTCCGATCTACGGCACCATGGCGCATTCCTTCATCCAGGCACATGACGACGAGGAAGCCGCCTTCGAAAACTTCGCGAGGGCCCGCCCCGAGGCGGTGGTGCTGTTGCTCGACACCTACGACACCCTGGCCGCGGCCCGGACCGTGATCCGCCTGGCGCCCCGGCTGGCCCAGCGCGGGATCACGATCCGCGGGGTGCGGCTGGACAGCGGGGACCTCGCCGAAGAGGCGCGGGCGGTGCGCCGGCTCCTCGACCGGGCGGGCCTGGAGCGCATACAGATCTTTGCCAGCGGCGGCCTCGACGAGATCCTGCTGGCGCGCTACCACGCCGAGGCGGTGCCCATCGATGGCTACGGGATCGGCACCAGCCTGACCACGGCTTCGGACGCCCCGGCACTCGACTGCGCCTACAAGCTTCAGGAATATGCCGGGCGGCCGAAGCGCAAGGTCTCGACCGGCAAGGCGACCTGGCCGGGCCGCAAGCAGGTCTACCGGCACTACGGCCACGACACGGTCATGGCCGGCGACGTCCTGACCTGCGAAGGCGACAGCCAGGGCGGCCAGGCCCTGATCGCGCCGGTCATGCGAGGCGGACGCAGGATGGCGTCGCTGCCCGGCCTGGAAGACGCCCGCGCCCACGCCGCGGCCGAGCTGGGCCGCCTGCCGGCCGCGCTGAGATCGCTGGACCCGGCGCCGGCCTACCCGGTCGAGGTCTCGGCCGCCCTGCGCGACCTGGCCGAGGAGGCCGACCGGGCGCGGCAGGAGGCCGGCGGCGCGTGA
- a CDS encoding cation:proton antiporter, which translates to MTAILEVLVVLLAARIFGRLAVACHQSSSIGEILAGVVLALALVSLPVELPLLAGLKGSEAVELIGEVGIFLLLLLTGIEMEPKEIAEHSREAVLVACGGMLLPLALGCLLGWAVLPPSDLKQGQVLIIGIGLSISAIPVAAKVFMELGLLHQAVGEIVIAAAVIDDILGLVLLAIASHLIIQGDLPDLAALLLLLGAVGVFFGVAIGLGLHVYGPLWRWLHVHHGEAMSLSALLLFALGLGALAELLGLHFVLGPFVAGLFFETGRVGVEAYERVKAVVGTVTSAVAAPVFFAWIGLQLDLDAFTTVPEFLAALIALAFLGKLIGAGLPAYLCGLGPRHALAIGIGLSGRGAVELVIASIAQKSGLFLAGDGAHPIVGNLFSALVITAVATTLVVPIGLRCLLGWRRRPP; encoded by the coding sequence GTGACCGCGATCCTCGAGGTCCTGGTCGTCCTTCTGGCGGCGCGGATCTTCGGGCGGCTTGCGGTCGCCTGCCATCAGTCGTCCTCGATCGGCGAGATCCTGGCCGGCGTGGTGCTGGCCCTGGCGCTGGTCAGCCTGCCGGTCGAGTTGCCCCTGCTTGCCGGGCTGAAGGGCAGCGAGGCGGTCGAGCTGATCGGCGAGGTCGGGATCTTCCTGCTTCTGCTGCTGACCGGCATCGAGATGGAGCCGAAGGAGATTGCCGAGCACTCCCGCGAGGCGGTGCTGGTGGCCTGCGGCGGCATGCTGCTGCCCCTGGCCCTGGGCTGTCTGCTCGGCTGGGCGGTCCTGCCGCCCTCCGACCTGAAGCAGGGCCAGGTCCTGATCATCGGCATCGGGCTCTCGATCTCGGCGATCCCCGTGGCGGCCAAGGTCTTTATGGAGCTCGGCCTGCTGCATCAGGCGGTCGGCGAGATCGTCATCGCCGCGGCGGTGATCGACGACATCCTTGGGCTGGTCCTCCTGGCGATCGCCAGCCATCTGATCATCCAGGGCGACCTGCCGGACCTGGCCGCGCTGCTACTGCTGCTGGGCGCTGTGGGCGTCTTCTTCGGGGTTGCGATCGGGCTCGGCCTCCACGTCTACGGACCGCTGTGGCGCTGGCTTCACGTCCACCACGGCGAGGCCATGAGCCTGAGCGCCCTGCTCCTCTTCGCTCTCGGGCTCGGCGCCCTGGCCGAGCTGCTGGGCCTGCACTTCGTGCTCGGCCCCTTCGTCGCCGGGCTCTTCTTCGAGACGGGTCGGGTCGGCGTCGAGGCCTACGAACGGGTCAAGGCCGTGGTCGGGACCGTCACCTCCGCGGTCGCCGCACCGGTCTTCTTCGCCTGGATCGGCCTGCAGCTCGACCTCGATGCCTTCACGACGGTGCCCGAGTTCCTCGCCGCCCTGATCGCCCTGGCCTTTCTCGGCAAGCTGATCGGGGCCGGACTCCCGGCCTACTTGTGCGGCCTCGGGCCGCGCCATGCGCTGGCCATCGGCATCGGCCTGAGCGGTCGCGGTGCCGTCGAGCTGGTGATCGCCAGCATCGCCCAGAAGTCCGGCCTCTTCCTGGCCGGCGACGGGGCGCATCCGATCGTCGGCAACCTCTTCTCCGCCCTGGTGATCACCGCCGTGGCGACGACCCTGGTCGTGCCGATCGGGCTGCGCTGCCTCCTGGGCTGGCGTCGGCGGCCACCCTGA
- a CDS encoding PAS domain S-box protein, with amino-acid sequence MSSDPEAPKRSEKAPDTEASLVIVLDAEGRIVLMNEACEALTGRDQAEVRGRRIWDCLVPPEEAETMQGSIAELWQNHDGGAGHCDLIDRSGDRRRVSWSHALVRDPAGTPQLLICTGVDVSLEGTARAAAEERQARLRAILESAVDAIITINDEGVIESLNPAAERLFGYSAAEMIGHNVSLLMPEPHRSAHDSYIRHYLDSGERRIIGIGREVEARRKDGTTFPAGLSVSEVVFDGRRLFTGIVHDNSARRAAEEQLHHAQKMEAVGQLTGGIAHDFNNLLTVVIGNLEMLETRVTDDKSRALVRQAEEAAELGAELIDRLLTFARRRSLAPRSLDLNDLILGLDDILRRALGETIDLSILLSPGLWQVRSDPGQLENALLNLCLNARDALWNGGRVTVETSNAEIDSETMAGDPEVRSGSYVRLAVSDSGPGMPPEVRDRAFEPFFTTKEPGVGTGLGLSMVYGFAKQSGGFARIKSEPGCGTTVSLFLPRWQGAAADAPPAATVTRGTRGRGETILVVEDDARLRQVTVQRLISLGYEVREAASGRAALEALAEHDGIALLFTDIIMPGGMSGPELAAAVREKHPGVKVLYTSGYAAEAAAQRSLLGPGEALLPKPYRRSELAVQLRRILDPD; translated from the coding sequence TTGTCCTCCGACCCTGAGGCGCCGAAACGCTCGGAGAAGGCCCCGGACACCGAGGCTTCGCTTGTAATCGTGCTCGATGCCGAGGGGCGGATCGTGCTGATGAACGAGGCCTGCGAGGCCCTGACCGGCCGGGATCAAGCCGAGGTGCGCGGACGCCGGATCTGGGATTGCCTCGTGCCGCCGGAAGAGGCGGAGACGATGCAAGGCAGCATCGCCGAGCTCTGGCAGAACCATGACGGCGGCGCGGGCCACTGCGACCTGATCGACCGCAGCGGTGACAGACGGCGCGTGTCATGGTCCCACGCCCTAGTGCGCGACCCTGCCGGGACCCCGCAGCTGCTGATCTGTACCGGCGTAGACGTGAGCCTGGAGGGGACCGCCCGTGCCGCCGCCGAAGAGCGCCAGGCGCGCCTGCGGGCGATCCTCGAAAGCGCCGTCGACGCGATCATCACCATCAACGACGAGGGCGTGATCGAAAGCCTGAACCCGGCGGCCGAGCGTCTCTTCGGCTATTCGGCCGCGGAGATGATCGGCCACAACGTCAGCCTCCTGATGCCCGAGCCGCACCGCAGCGCCCACGACAGCTACATCCGCCACTACCTGGACAGCGGCGAGCGGCGGATCATCGGGATCGGCCGCGAAGTGGAGGCCCGGCGCAAGGATGGCACCACCTTTCCGGCCGGCCTGTCGGTCAGCGAGGTGGTCTTCGACGGCCGCCGGCTCTTTACCGGGATCGTGCACGACAACTCGGCCCGGAGGGCGGCCGAGGAACAGCTCCACCACGCTCAGAAGATGGAGGCGGTCGGCCAGCTTACGGGCGGTATAGCGCACGATTTCAACAACTTGCTGACCGTGGTCATTGGCAACCTGGAAATGCTGGAGACCCGGGTCACCGACGACAAGTCACGCGCCCTGGTCCGCCAGGCGGAGGAGGCGGCCGAACTCGGCGCCGAGCTGATCGACCGCCTGCTGACCTTCGCCCGGCGCCGGTCGCTGGCGCCCCGGAGCCTCGATCTCAACGACCTGATCCTGGGCCTGGACGACATCCTGCGGCGGGCCCTGGGCGAGACGATCGACCTCAGCATCCTGCTTTCGCCCGGTCTCTGGCAGGTCCGCAGCGATCCGGGTCAGCTCGAAAATGCGTTGCTGAACCTCTGCCTCAACGCCCGCGATGCCTTGTGGAACGGCGGGCGGGTCACGGTCGAGACGTCAAACGCCGAAATCGACAGCGAGACCATGGCCGGCGATCCGGAAGTCAGGTCCGGCAGCTATGTCCGGCTCGCGGTCTCGGACAGCGGTCCGGGCATGCCGCCCGAGGTGCGCGACCGGGCCTTCGAGCCCTTCTTCACGACCAAGGAGCCCGGCGTCGGTACCGGCCTGGGGCTCAGCATGGTTTACGGCTTCGCCAAGCAGTCCGGGGGTTTTGCCAGGATCAAGAGCGAGCCGGGCTGCGGGACCACGGTCAGTCTGTTCCTGCCGCGCTGGCAAGGGGCAGCCGCCGACGCGCCGCCCGCAGCCACGGTTACCAGAGGCACTCGGGGGCGGGGCGAGACCATCCTCGTGGTCGAAGACGACGCCCGCTTGCGCCAAGTGACCGTCCAGCGCCTGATATCGCTCGGGTACGAGGTGCGGGAGGCCGCCAGCGGCCGCGCCGCGCTGGAGGCCCTTGCGGAGCACGACGGCATCGCCCTGCTGTTCACCGACATCATCATGCCCGGGGGCATGAGCGGGCCCGAGCTCGCCGCCGCGGTTCGAGAGAAGCACCCCGGGGTCAAGGTCCTCTACACCTCGGGCTATGCGGCTGAGGCCGCGGCACAGCGCAGCCTCCTGGGCCCGGGCGAAGCCCTGCTGCCGAAGCCCTATCGAAGGTCCGAGCTGGCGGTACAGCTTCGGCGGATCTTGGATCCGGACTGA
- a CDS encoding response regulator — protein sequence MDSPAHILIVDDDRRIREMLATYLEEQGFKVSQAESGKQLRKELAAAEVDLVLLDQVIPGDDGLALLRELRQQSSVPVIMITGKGEMLDRIIGLEVGADDYIAKPFHLREVLARIRAVLRRCAPAPAPEARVGDPSRQSGQLVFAGWTLDPRRRELRDSNGAEVELTTGEFNLLLAFLQSPNRPLNRDQLMDRLRGRDWSPFDRSIDTQVGRLRKKIEADPKNPSLIKTVRGIGYVFTPEVAAT from the coding sequence GTGGACTCGCCGGCACACATACTGATCGTCGACGACGACCGGCGGATCCGGGAGATGCTCGCCACCTATCTCGAGGAGCAGGGTTTCAAGGTCAGCCAGGCGGAGAGCGGCAAGCAGTTGCGCAAGGAGTTGGCCGCCGCCGAGGTCGATCTAGTGCTGCTCGATCAGGTGATACCGGGAGACGACGGCTTGGCCCTGCTGCGCGAACTGCGCCAGCAGTCGAGTGTGCCGGTCATCATGATTACCGGCAAGGGCGAAATGCTGGATCGCATCATCGGCTTGGAGGTCGGCGCCGACGACTACATCGCCAAGCCCTTCCATCTGCGCGAGGTCCTGGCCCGCATCCGCGCCGTCCTGCGCCGTTGCGCGCCGGCTCCCGCCCCGGAAGCCAGGGTCGGCGACCCCAGCCGGCAAAGCGGCCAGCTGGTCTTCGCCGGCTGGACTCTCGACCCCAGGCGCCGTGAGCTGCGCGATTCCAACGGCGCCGAGGTGGAGCTGACCACCGGGGAGTTCAACCTCCTGCTGGCCTTCCTCCAATCTCCCAACCGGCCACTCAACCGCGACCAGCTGATGGACAGGCTGCGCGGACGCGATTGGAGTCCTTTCGATCGCAGCATCGACACCCAGGTCGGACGGCTGCGCAAGAAGATCGAGGCCGACCCCAAGAATCCCTCGCTGATCAAGACGGTCCGCGGCATCGGCTATGTCTTCACGCCCGAGGTCGCGGCCACCTGA
- a CDS encoding helix-turn-helix domain-containing protein produces the protein MLALRTQKARRSCGLRKTGFAEGLPEGPLVDLFLASVRKSASAREIIVCEGDSSESVFEVVEGVVKLYKLTPDGRRQVTGFVYPGQLFGLSQQGTCIYTAEAVTPVTVVLYPRTKLDHLAAQVPGLAQRLLALATRELITAQEQMLLLGRKTAVEKIASFLVAQAADAVARGGDGGSLYLPMTRADIGDYLGLTTETVSRVFKPLKEHGILSLRHQKYVVIHDHAKLMDLANGNLHGFEY, from the coding sequence ATGTTAGCGTTGAGGACCCAGAAGGCCCGGCGTTCCTGCGGACTGCGCAAGACCGGCTTTGCGGAGGGGCTGCCGGAAGGGCCCCTGGTCGATCTGTTTCTGGCCTCGGTCCGCAAGTCGGCGTCTGCGCGCGAGATCATCGTCTGCGAGGGCGACAGCAGCGAGAGCGTCTTCGAGGTCGTCGAGGGCGTGGTCAAGCTCTACAAGCTGACGCCGGACGGCCGGCGCCAGGTTACGGGCTTCGTCTATCCCGGACAGCTTTTCGGCCTGTCGCAGCAAGGCACCTGCATCTACACGGCCGAGGCGGTCACCCCGGTCACGGTCGTGCTCTACCCCCGGACCAAGCTGGACCACTTGGCCGCGCAGGTGCCCGGCTTGGCGCAGCGCTTGCTGGCGCTGGCGACCCGTGAGTTGATCACGGCACAGGAACAAATGCTCTTGCTCGGCCGAAAGACCGCGGTGGAGAAGATCGCCTCCTTCCTCGTTGCCCAGGCGGCCGACGCCGTCGCCCGCGGCGGCGATGGTGGCAGCCTCTACCTGCCGATGACCCGGGCCGACATCGGCGACTATCTCGGGCTGACCACCGAGACCGTCAGCCGCGTGTTCAAGCCGTTGAAAGAGCACGGAATTCTCTCTCTCCGGCATCAGAAGTACGTGGTCATCCATGACCATGCCAAGCTCATGGATCTGGCGAACGGCAACCTGCATGGCTTCGAGTACTGA
- a CDS encoding amino acid permease — protein sequence MTLYGLGTTIGAGIYVLVGKVAAGAQSHAPLAFLLASLLVAFSALSFAELSARFPRSAGEAIYVHEGFGRRNLALATGLLVVLAGLVLL from the coding sequence GTGACGCTCTACGGCCTTGGCACCACGATCGGCGCCGGCATCTACGTGCTGGTCGGCAAGGTGGCGGCCGGCGCTCAGAGCCATGCGCCCTTGGCCTTCCTCCTGGCCTCGCTGCTGGTCGCCTTCTCGGCCCTCTCCTTCGCCGAGCTTTCGGCGCGCTTCCCGCGCAGCGCCGGCGAGGCCATCTACGTGCACGAAGGCTTCGGCCGCCGGAATCTCGCCCTGGCCACGGGATTGCTGGTCGTGCTCGCGGGCCTGGTCTTGCTGTGA